In a single window of the Pongo abelii isolate AG06213 chromosome 1, NHGRI_mPonAbe1-v2.0_pri, whole genome shotgun sequence genome:
- the LOC100435643 gene encoding olfactory receptor 2T10, producing the protein MWLANQTLGGDFFLLGIFSQISHPGLLCLLIFSIFLMAVSWNIILILLIHFDSSLHTPMYFFINQLSLIDLTYISVTVPKMLVNQLAKDKTISVLECGTQMYFYLQLGGAEYCLLAAMAYDRYVAICHPLCYSVLMSHRVCLLLASGCWFVGSVDGFMLTPITMSFPFCRSHEIQHFFCEVPAVLKLSCSDTSLYKIFMYLCCVIMLLIPVMVISVSYYFIILTIHKMNSAEGRKKAFTTCSSHVTVVSLFYGAAIYNYMLPSSYHTPEKDMMSSFFYTILTPVLNPIIYSFRNKDVTRALKKMLRV; encoded by the coding sequence ATGTGGCTGGCCAACCAGACCCTGGGTGGTGACTTTTTCCTGTTGGGAATCTTCAGCCAGATCTCACACCCTGGCCTCCTCTGCTTGCTTATCTTCAGTATATTTTTGATGGCTGTGTCTTGGAATATTATATTGATACTTCTGATCCACTTTGACTCCTCTCTGCATACTCCCATGTACTTCTTTATAAACCAGCTCTCACTCATAGACTTGACATATATTTCTGTCACTGTCCCCAAAATGCTGGTGAACCAGCTGGCCAAAGACAAGACCATCTCGGTCCTTGAGTGTGGGACCCAGATGTACTTCTACCTGCAGTTGGGAGGTGCAGAGTACTGCCTTCTAGCCGCCATGGCCTATGACCGCTACGTGGCCATCTGCCATCCTCTCTGTTACTCTGTGCTCATGAGCCATAGGGTGTGTCTCCTCCTCGCATCAGGTTGCTGGTTTGTGGGCTCAGTGGATGGCTTCATGCTCACTCCCATCACCATGAGCTTCCCCTTCTGCAGGTCCCATGAGATTCAGCACTTCTTCTGTGAGGTCCCTGCTGTTTTGAAGCTCTCTTGCTCAGACACTTCACTTTACAAGATTTTCATGTACTTGTGCTGTGTCATCATGCTGCTGATCCCTGTGATGGTCATTTCAGTGTCTTACTACTTTATCATCCTCACCATCCATAAGATGAACTCAGCTGAGGGTCGGAAAAAGGCCTTCACCACCTGCTCCTCCCACGTTACAGTGGTCAGCCTCTTCTATGGAGCTGCTATTTACAACTACATGCTCCCCAGCTCCTACCACACTCCTGAGAAAGATATGATGTCGTCCTTTTTCTACACTATCCTTACACCTGTCTTGAATCCTATCATTTACAGTTTCAGGAATAAGGATGTCACAAGGGCTTTGAAAAAAATGCTGAGAGTGTAG